A genomic window from Streptomyces sp. HUAS YS2 includes:
- a CDS encoding FadR/GntR family transcriptional regulator: MKSIGRKSLVDAAITELREEIAAGRWEVGEKIPSESRLAEALGVSRLSVREAVRALVHTGLLTTRQGDGTYVTATDEAAVAFRRKLESVAERDVEEVRRGLDLVAARIAATRRTEQDLTTLQNILMRRQEAFDNGELEKFADADVEFHLSVARATQNELLHSLYVTLSEALRETVLADHMEHSTTDAHHALLRAIEAGDPAAADAAALTIIEA; the protein is encoded by the coding sequence ATGAAGAGCATCGGGCGCAAGTCCCTGGTGGACGCGGCGATCACGGAGCTGCGCGAGGAGATCGCCGCGGGGCGCTGGGAGGTCGGCGAGAAGATCCCCTCCGAGAGCCGCCTGGCCGAGGCCCTCGGCGTGAGCCGGCTGTCGGTCCGTGAGGCGGTGCGCGCGCTGGTGCACACCGGACTGCTCACCACCCGCCAGGGCGACGGCACGTACGTCACCGCGACGGACGAGGCGGCGGTCGCCTTCCGCCGGAAGCTGGAGAGCGTCGCCGAACGCGACGTGGAGGAGGTACGGCGCGGCCTCGACCTGGTCGCCGCGCGGATCGCCGCCACCCGCCGCACGGAGCAGGATCTGACGACCCTTCAGAATATCCTGATGCGTCGCCAGGAGGCTTTCGACAACGGTGAGTTGGAGAAGTTCGCCGATGCCGACGTGGAGTTCCACCTGAGCGTCGCGCGCGCCACCCAGAACGAGCTCCTGCACAGCCTCTACGTCACCTTGAGCGAGGCCCTGCGCGAGACCGTCCTGGCCGACCACATGGAGCACTCCACGACCGACGCCCACCACGCGCTGCTGCGGGCGATCGAGGCGGGCGACCCGGCCGCGGCGGACGCGGCGGCACTGACGATCATCGAGGCGTGA
- the ligD gene encoding non-homologous end-joining DNA ligase has protein sequence MAGKAAAVELEVGERTVRVSNPDKVYFPEPGYTKLDMVRYYLAVGDGITRALRDRPTTLERYPDGVTGESFFQKRAPKYLPEWIPTAHITFPSGRSADEMCPTEPAAVLWAANLGAVTFHPWPVRRDDTDHPDELRIDLDPQPGTDYADAVRAAHELRAVLDENGLRGWPKTSGGRGLHVFVPIEPRWTFTQVRRAAIACGRELERRMPDRVTIKWWKEERGERIFVDYNQTARDRTIASAYSVRPRPHAPVSAPLRWDEIDDAVPQDFDIRTMPERYAEVGDVHADMDDHRFSLESLLELARQDEAEHGLGDLPYPPEYPKMPGEPKRVQPSRAKKEPEGEQSG, from the coding sequence ATGGCAGGCAAGGCGGCAGCGGTGGAGCTGGAGGTCGGGGAGCGGACCGTACGCGTGTCCAACCCGGACAAGGTCTACTTCCCGGAGCCCGGGTACACGAAGCTCGACATGGTCCGCTACTACCTGGCCGTCGGCGACGGCATCACTCGGGCGCTGCGCGACCGCCCCACCACGCTGGAGCGCTACCCCGACGGGGTGACCGGCGAGTCCTTCTTCCAGAAGCGCGCGCCCAAGTACCTGCCGGAGTGGATCCCGACGGCGCACATCACCTTCCCCAGCGGCCGGTCCGCCGACGAGATGTGCCCCACCGAGCCGGCCGCCGTGCTGTGGGCGGCCAACCTGGGGGCCGTGACGTTCCATCCCTGGCCGGTGCGGCGCGACGACACCGACCACCCGGACGAGCTGCGCATCGACCTCGACCCGCAGCCCGGCACCGATTACGCCGACGCCGTGCGCGCCGCCCACGAACTGCGCGCCGTCCTCGACGAGAACGGGCTGCGGGGCTGGCCCAAGACCTCCGGCGGCCGCGGCCTGCACGTCTTCGTGCCGATCGAACCGCGCTGGACCTTCACGCAGGTCAGGCGCGCCGCCATCGCCTGCGGCCGGGAGCTGGAGCGCCGGATGCCGGACCGGGTCACCATCAAGTGGTGGAAGGAGGAGCGCGGCGAGCGGATCTTCGTGGACTACAACCAGACCGCCCGCGACCGCACGATCGCCTCCGCCTATTCGGTGCGCCCCCGGCCGCACGCCCCCGTCTCCGCCCCGCTGCGCTGGGACGAGATCGACGACGCCGTCCCGCAGGACTTCGACATCCGCACCATGCCGGAACGGTACGCCGAGGTCGGCGACGTCCACGCGGACATGGACGACCACCGCTTCAGCCTGGAGTCGCTGCTCGAACTGGCCCGACAGGACGAGGCGGAGCACGGCCTGGGCGATCTGCCGTACCCGCCCGAGTACCCGAAGATGCCGGGCGAGCCCAAGCGGGTCCAGCCGAGCCGGGCCAAGAAGGAGCCGGAGGGGGAGCAGTCGGGCTGA
- a CDS encoding DUF6879 family protein: MAQSLSNFTDLIRSVERSAVHLEMRDVYAIPNEDERFAAWRQGHRLDPDDRESWWRPWLDVVQEITAKGVRLRRARIVSEPPSEYIRYEHSFTFTNVAAGEEIRWLPRRLSSGLALPGNDFWLFDGRLVQFNVFDGDGHWVHTDQTDDQATAGLCSDAFEAVWERAIPHDKYTA, translated from the coding sequence ATGGCGCAGAGCCTGAGTAACTTCACCGACCTGATCCGGTCGGTTGAGCGGTCCGCGGTTCATCTGGAGATGCGCGACGTGTACGCCATCCCGAATGAAGACGAACGCTTTGCGGCGTGGCGGCAGGGCCACCGACTCGACCCGGACGACCGCGAGTCCTGGTGGCGTCCATGGCTCGATGTCGTGCAGGAAATCACCGCCAAGGGTGTCCGGTTGCGCCGGGCCCGGATCGTGAGCGAGCCGCCCAGCGAGTACATCCGTTACGAGCACTCGTTCACCTTCACCAACGTCGCGGCGGGCGAGGAGATCCGTTGGCTTCCGCGCCGGTTGTCGTCCGGTCTCGCTCTGCCCGGGAACGACTTCTGGCTCTTCGACGGAAGGCTCGTCCAGTTCAACGTGTTCGACGGGGACGGGCACTGGGTCCACACAGACCAGACCGATGATCAAGCAACCGCCGGCCTCTGCTCCGACGCCTTCGAAGCCGTCTGGGAGCGGGCCATCCCGCACGACAAGTACACCGCCTGA
- a CDS encoding helix-turn-helix transcriptional regulator gives MPTSPLSTAQAARAAIAAQLDGIRRDAGLTGHELALRCGWHKSKASRIARAKTAPSDDDIRAWCEACGVADRAADLIAASRTAESMYVHWRQIHRDGMRRVHEKTVPLYERTTHFRVYASNVVPGMLQTADYATGLLRSITAFQGTPDDVADAVRARLNRSRVVHEGNHRFGLLLEEAVLYYQVCNGTELAGQLRYLQEVMARPNVSLGIIPFGARRTVWPLEAFYAFDDAQVAVETLTAEVNITAPGEIHTYLRAFTELARSAVYGAEARDRIATALATL, from the coding sequence ATGCCCACATCACCCCTGTCCACCGCCCAGGCTGCCCGCGCGGCCATCGCTGCCCAACTGGACGGGATACGCCGGGACGCGGGGCTCACCGGGCATGAACTGGCCCTGCGGTGCGGGTGGCACAAGTCGAAAGCCTCCCGCATCGCACGGGCGAAGACGGCCCCCTCTGACGACGACATTCGGGCCTGGTGCGAAGCCTGCGGGGTTGCGGATCGGGCAGCCGACCTGATCGCCGCGTCCCGGACCGCTGAGTCCATGTACGTCCACTGGCGGCAGATCCACCGGGACGGGATGCGGCGGGTCCACGAGAAGACCGTCCCCCTGTACGAGCGGACAACCCACTTCCGCGTGTACGCCTCCAACGTCGTACCGGGGATGCTCCAGACCGCCGACTACGCGACAGGGCTCCTGCGGTCCATCACGGCGTTCCAGGGCACCCCCGACGACGTGGCCGACGCCGTACGGGCACGCCTCAACCGGTCCCGCGTCGTTCATGAGGGCAACCACCGGTTCGGGCTGCTGCTCGAAGAGGCCGTTCTCTACTACCAGGTCTGCAACGGGACCGAGTTGGCCGGACAACTCCGGTACCTGCAAGAGGTCATGGCTCGGCCGAACGTGTCCCTGGGGATCATCCCGTTCGGGGCCCGGCGTACCGTCTGGCCGCTGGAAGCGTTCTACGCGTTCGATGACGCCCAGGTGGCAGTTGAAACCCTGACGGCAGAGGTCAACATCACCGCACCCGGCGAAATCCACACCTATCTAAGGGCGTTCACCGAATTGGCCCGGTCCGCTGTTTACGGGGCAGAGGCACGCGACCGCATCGCTACAGCGCTGGCAACCCTATAA
- a CDS encoding phage major capsid protein yields MDHPALRATLAELRQIMAEAKTSNPGVYDMDQVKSLSGTKAEKLAKLVELNARAAELKAIGHAAENLDGDLSGDGAQRYESAPMGGTKGTAPSIGHGARQWAQEAAQTLAKAAEQHGVKALTSGAVDAPTMVRTGLFTMPTNPARLLDLIVDRQSVTGNEFEFLRQTVRTDNAAAVVDAATKPTSIYTVTSVPDRVRVYAHLSEAIPLRLFADHRELSGFLDSEMSRGVLDALERDIVSGAVAGENVVGILNTAGVGTTAYATSVPVTLRKARTAMESAHEAPTAWVLNPTDAEGLDLLTTADGEYLVDSTAYANIFGNIPKVISTSVPAGTALLADWSQCRLIVRQGTTIDADSSGVLFDTNRVKLRAEGRFGFAVNRPAAFRVIDLTP; encoded by the coding sequence ATGGATCACCCCGCACTTCGAGCGACACTGGCCGAACTCCGCCAGATCATGGCCGAAGCGAAGACTTCCAACCCCGGCGTCTACGACATGGACCAGGTGAAGAGCCTGTCCGGCACCAAGGCTGAGAAGCTCGCGAAGCTCGTCGAACTCAACGCCCGCGCCGCCGAACTCAAGGCGATCGGCCACGCGGCCGAGAACCTGGACGGCGACCTGTCCGGCGACGGCGCACAGCGCTACGAGAGCGCCCCCATGGGCGGCACCAAGGGAACGGCGCCCAGCATCGGCCATGGAGCCCGCCAGTGGGCCCAGGAGGCCGCGCAGACGCTCGCCAAGGCTGCCGAGCAGCACGGCGTCAAGGCGCTCACCTCCGGGGCCGTGGACGCCCCGACGATGGTCCGCACCGGCCTGTTCACCATGCCGACCAACCCGGCCCGGCTGCTCGACCTCATCGTCGACCGCCAGTCCGTTACCGGCAACGAGTTCGAGTTCCTGCGGCAGACGGTCCGCACGGACAACGCCGCCGCCGTCGTGGACGCCGCCACCAAGCCCACGTCGATCTACACCGTGACCTCCGTCCCGGACCGCGTCAGGGTCTACGCGCACCTCTCCGAGGCGATCCCGCTCCGTCTCTTCGCCGACCACCGGGAGCTGTCCGGGTTCCTGGACTCGGAGATGTCCCGAGGCGTCCTGGACGCCCTCGAACGCGACATCGTCAGCGGTGCCGTGGCGGGAGAAAACGTCGTCGGCATCCTCAACACCGCAGGCGTCGGGACGACCGCGTACGCCACGAGCGTGCCGGTCACGCTCCGGAAGGCCCGTACGGCGATGGAGAGCGCCCACGAGGCCCCCACGGCGTGGGTGCTCAACCCGACCGACGCCGAGGGGCTCGACCTCCTCACCACGGCCGACGGCGAGTACCTGGTGGACTCGACGGCGTACGCGAACATCTTCGGGAACATCCCCAAGGTCATCTCGACAAGTGTCCCCGCAGGTACGGCACTTCTGGCCGACTGGTCCCAGTGCCGGCTGATCGTCCGGCAGGGCACCACGATCGACGCCGACAGCTCCGGGGTCCTGTTCGACACCAACCGGGTCAAGCTCCGCGCAGAGGGCCGGTTCGGGTTCGCGGTGAACCGTCCGGCCGCCTTCCGGGTCATCGACCTGACCCCGTGA
- a CDS encoding helix-turn-helix transcriptional regulator: protein MLSPKQLAQLLGVPIGTVYDWNHDGTGPRYARVGKHVRYSIPDIEAWLAARHVDRSDRRGAA from the coding sequence ATGCTGTCCCCGAAGCAGCTCGCCCAGCTTCTGGGGGTGCCGATCGGCACCGTCTACGACTGGAACCACGACGGCACCGGACCCCGGTACGCCCGAGTCGGCAAGCACGTCCGCTACTCGATCCCCGACATCGAAGCGTGGCTCGCCGCCAGGCACGTCGACCGGTCAGACCGACGGGGTGCCGCGTGA
- a CDS encoding site-specific integrase, producing the protein MTRAVQIADRWHRRTPAADGDEPCKCGTRDYPYASAVHSAELRWAVRWRDPEGSQRKKLFKRKPDAQRYAAELKSSMDGGSYINPTTQQTTFREVAAKWQAANGIQHRPSTVANVDRSLKRHILPTFGDREIGAIKKADVQDWVTERAAVLAPSTLEVVYGTLRAVFAWAVGEYIPVSPCDSRGRADRVRLPSKTAKEVVPLSTAQVSALLDAAPDRYRAAILLTAASGLRQGELFGLEPKHVRDGEIEVRQQVSVIDGKGVHIAPVKSSSSRRVIPVPTAITDAVRAHLDAFPVTPQVMADTTDGSRRERKVRLVFTTAPGEPVQRSPWSRAWRKMVTDANKVLDDGQRIPPGTTLHTLRHTYASLLIKHGESVKVVQKRLGHASAAITLDTYSHLWPDSASTTRLAVEQGLGALIKAQSRAHHNGNSPESTRDDGNGMSGHSG; encoded by the coding sequence ATGACCAGAGCAGTGCAGATAGCCGACCGATGGCACCGCCGGACCCCGGCCGCCGACGGCGACGAACCATGCAAGTGCGGCACACGGGATTACCCGTACGCGTCCGCTGTTCACAGCGCCGAACTCCGATGGGCGGTCCGCTGGCGGGACCCCGAGGGAAGCCAGCGGAAGAAGCTCTTCAAACGGAAGCCGGACGCCCAGAGATACGCAGCGGAACTCAAATCGTCAATGGACGGCGGAAGTTACATCAATCCGACCACTCAGCAGACTACGTTCCGGGAAGTCGCCGCCAAGTGGCAGGCCGCCAACGGGATACAGCACCGCCCGTCAACCGTCGCCAACGTCGACCGGTCCCTGAAACGGCACATCCTGCCGACGTTCGGCGACCGGGAAATCGGAGCGATCAAGAAGGCGGACGTTCAGGACTGGGTGACCGAGCGGGCCGCCGTTCTCGCCCCGTCAACTCTGGAAGTCGTGTACGGGACGCTGCGGGCCGTGTTCGCGTGGGCGGTCGGTGAGTACATCCCGGTGAGCCCGTGCGACTCCAGGGGCCGTGCCGACCGCGTCCGGCTGCCGTCCAAAACCGCGAAGGAAGTCGTCCCCCTGTCGACCGCCCAGGTGTCCGCACTGCTCGACGCCGCGCCCGACCGGTACCGTGCCGCCATCCTGCTGACGGCCGCATCGGGGCTCCGCCAAGGGGAACTGTTCGGGTTGGAGCCCAAGCACGTCCGCGACGGGGAGATCGAGGTACGCCAACAGGTGTCCGTGATCGACGGCAAGGGCGTCCACATCGCCCCCGTGAAGTCCTCCAGCAGCCGCCGGGTCATCCCGGTGCCGACAGCCATCACGGACGCCGTGCGCGCCCATCTGGACGCCTTCCCGGTCACTCCTCAGGTCATGGCCGACACGACCGACGGCAGCCGGCGTGAGCGCAAGGTACGGCTGGTCTTCACGACGGCTCCGGGTGAGCCGGTGCAGCGCTCGCCCTGGTCGCGTGCGTGGCGGAAGATGGTGACCGATGCAAACAAGGTCCTTGACGACGGCCAGCGAATCCCGCCTGGAACGACCCTGCACACACTCCGCCACACGTACGCTTCACTGCTGATCAAGCACGGGGAGTCCGTGAAGGTCGTCCAGAAGCGGTTGGGACACGCTTCGGCGGCGATCACCTTGGACACGTACAGCCACCTGTGGCCCGACTCGGCCAGTACCACCCGGCTGGCCGTTGAGCAGGGGTTGGGTGCCCTGATCAAGGCACAGTCCAGGGCACACCACAACGGGAATTCTCCGGAATCAACCCGGGACGACGGGAACGGAATGTCCGGTCACTCAGGGTAG
- a CDS encoding ATP-dependent DNA ligase: protein MDLPVMPPVKPMLAKAVKRIPPGMQYEAKWDGFRAIVHRDGPDVVIGSRTGKPLTRYFPELVAALLPRLPERCVVDGEIVIEHDGRLDFDRLTERIHPADSRVRTLAERNPARFVAFDLLALGDVSLLDTPLSERRAELEAALRDVAPPVHLAPATTDPEVAARWFEQYEGAGLDGVIAKPLDLPYRPDARLMYKIKHERTADVVVAGYRFHKSGPVVGSLLLGLYDDSGALQHVGVCAAFTAKRREELVAELEQLRMDPADGHPWAAWTDESAHEGARLPGAPSRWSGKKDLSWVALRPERVCEVGYDHMEGDRFRHTAQFKRWRPDRSPESCGYAQLEEPVSYDLAEVFAS, encoded by the coding sequence ATGGATCTGCCGGTGATGCCGCCCGTGAAGCCGATGCTCGCCAAGGCCGTGAAGCGCATCCCGCCCGGGATGCAGTACGAGGCGAAGTGGGACGGCTTCCGCGCCATCGTGCACCGCGACGGCCCCGACGTGGTGATCGGCAGCCGCACGGGCAAGCCGCTGACCAGGTACTTCCCCGAGCTGGTCGCCGCGCTGCTCCCCCGGCTGCCCGAGCGGTGCGTGGTGGACGGCGAGATCGTCATCGAGCACGACGGCCGGCTCGACTTCGACCGGCTGACCGAGCGGATCCATCCGGCCGACTCCCGGGTGCGCACGCTGGCCGAGCGGAACCCGGCCCGGTTCGTCGCCTTCGACCTGCTGGCGCTCGGCGACGTGTCCCTGCTCGACACGCCGCTGAGCGAGCGGCGGGCGGAGCTGGAGGCGGCGCTGCGCGACGTGGCCCCGCCGGTCCATCTGGCGCCCGCGACCACCGATCCCGAGGTGGCCGCCCGGTGGTTCGAGCAGTACGAGGGCGCCGGGCTCGACGGGGTGATCGCCAAACCACTGGATCTGCCGTACCGGCCGGACGCGCGGCTCATGTACAAGATCAAGCACGAGCGGACCGCCGACGTGGTGGTGGCCGGCTACCGGTTCCACAAGAGCGGACCGGTGGTCGGCTCGCTGCTGCTCGGCCTGTACGACGACTCCGGCGCGCTCCAGCACGTCGGCGTGTGCGCGGCGTTCACCGCGAAGCGGCGCGAGGAGCTGGTGGCCGAGCTGGAGCAGCTGCGGATGGACCCGGCGGACGGCCACCCGTGGGCGGCCTGGACGGACGAGTCCGCCCACGAGGGGGCCAGGCTGCCGGGCGCGCCGAGCCGCTGGTCGGGCAAGAAGGACCTGTCGTGGGTGGCGCTGCGGCCGGAGCGGGTGTGCGAGGTCGGTTACGACCACATGGAGGGCGACCGGTTCCGGCACACCGCCCAGTTCAAGCGGTGGCGGCCGGACCGGTCGCCGGAGTCCTGCGGATACGCGCAGCTGGAGGAGCCGGTCTCGTACGACCTGGCCGAGGTGTTCGCCTCGTAG
- a CDS encoding long-chain fatty acid--CoA ligase has product MGVRKDLRQASKHSDLAARHQVELIRENGVVREARSAPLVPPPQDGTPADIPFVNAAAAPQTVVLRRKRQGAWRPVTAAAFAADVTAAAKGLVAAGLEPGGRVALMARTSYEWAVLDFAVWAAGGQSVPVYATSSVEQIAWILEDSGARHVVTETAENTAAVEEAAASLPDRTVRIWQTDAGGMEQLTVLGREIADDEVTKRRAALTADTIATLCYTSGTTGRPKGCVLTHGNLHAEAANTVELLHPVFKAITGQAASTLLFLPLAHILGRTIQIACLMARIELGHCPSIKPDELRPELRAFRPTFVVGVPYLFEKIHDTGRATAEKMGRGASFGRADNIAVRFGEAALDHFLGRGVRPGIGLTLGWALYDLLVYRRVRKELGGRLRYAISGGSPLDRRLSLFFYAAGVLIYEGYGLTETTAAATVTPPLRPRPGTVGRPVPGTAIRIAEDGEVLVRGGIVFREYWNNPAATQEVLDDGWFATGDLGALDEDGYLVITGRKKDILVTSGGKNVSPAVLEDRLRSRPPVGQCLVVGDNRSYIAALVTLEPEAMEHWLAVRRRPKDTPLAELCDDPELIADVQKAVDHANRAVSRAESIRRFRIVPGEFTEENGMLTPSLKVKRHAVMTGYAAEIEALYE; this is encoded by the coding sequence ATGGGCGTACGCAAGGATCTGAGGCAGGCAAGCAAGCACAGCGATCTCGCCGCCCGCCACCAGGTCGAGCTGATCCGCGAGAACGGAGTGGTGCGCGAGGCGCGCAGCGCGCCCCTCGTCCCGCCGCCCCAGGACGGCACCCCGGCCGACATCCCCTTCGTCAATGCCGCCGCGGCCCCGCAGACGGTCGTGCTGCGCCGCAAGCGACAGGGCGCCTGGCGGCCCGTCACGGCTGCCGCGTTCGCCGCCGACGTCACCGCCGCCGCCAAGGGGCTCGTCGCCGCTGGACTCGAACCCGGCGGACGGGTCGCCCTGATGGCGCGCACCAGCTACGAATGGGCCGTCCTCGACTTCGCCGTCTGGGCAGCCGGTGGCCAGAGCGTGCCCGTCTACGCGACCTCCTCCGTCGAGCAGATCGCCTGGATCCTCGAGGACTCCGGCGCCCGCCACGTCGTCACCGAGACCGCCGAGAACACCGCGGCCGTCGAAGAGGCGGCCGCCTCGCTCCCCGACAGAACGGTCCGGATCTGGCAGACCGACGCCGGTGGCATGGAGCAACTCACCGTACTGGGACGGGAGATCGCCGACGACGAGGTGACGAAGCGGCGCGCCGCCCTCACCGCCGACACCATCGCGACCCTCTGCTACACCTCCGGCACCACCGGGCGCCCCAAGGGCTGTGTGCTCACCCACGGCAACCTCCACGCCGAGGCCGCCAACACCGTCGAGCTGCTGCACCCCGTCTTCAAGGCGATCACCGGACAGGCCGCCTCCACGCTGCTGTTCCTGCCGCTCGCCCACATCCTCGGCCGCACCATCCAGATCGCCTGCCTCATGGCGCGCATCGAACTGGGCCACTGCCCCAGCATCAAGCCCGACGAACTGCGCCCGGAACTCCGGGCGTTCCGGCCGACCTTCGTCGTCGGCGTGCCGTACCTCTTCGAGAAGATCCACGACACCGGCCGGGCGACCGCCGAGAAGATGGGCCGCGGGGCGTCCTTCGGCCGCGCCGACAACATCGCCGTCCGCTTCGGCGAGGCCGCCCTGGACCACTTCCTCGGCAGGGGTGTCCGGCCCGGCATCGGCCTCACCCTCGGCTGGGCCCTGTACGACCTGCTGGTCTACCGCCGCGTCCGCAAGGAGCTCGGCGGCCGGCTGCGGTACGCCATCAGCGGCGGCTCCCCGCTCGACCGCCGCCTGAGCCTGTTCTTCTACGCGGCCGGCGTCCTCATCTACGAGGGCTACGGCCTCACCGAGACCACCGCCGCCGCCACCGTCACCCCGCCCCTCCGGCCGCGCCCCGGAACCGTCGGCCGGCCCGTGCCCGGGACGGCGATACGGATCGCCGAGGACGGCGAGGTGCTCGTCAGGGGCGGCATCGTCTTCCGGGAGTACTGGAACAATCCGGCCGCCACCCAGGAGGTCCTGGACGACGGCTGGTTCGCCACCGGCGACCTCGGTGCCCTCGACGAGGACGGCTACCTCGTCATCACCGGCCGCAAGAAGGACATCCTCGTCACCTCGGGCGGCAAGAACGTCTCCCCGGCCGTACTGGAGGACCGGCTGCGCAGCCGTCCGCCGGTCGGGCAGTGTCTGGTCGTCGGCGACAACCGGAGCTACATCGCGGCGCTCGTCACCCTCGAACCGGAGGCGATGGAGCACTGGTTGGCCGTCCGTAGACGCCCCAAGGACACCCCGCTCGCCGAACTCTGCGACGATCCGGAGCTGATCGCCGACGTGCAGAAGGCCGTCGACCACGCCAACCGGGCGGTCTCCCGGGCCGAGTCGATCCGCCGGTTCCGCATCGTCCCGGGTGAGTTCACCGAGGAGAACGGGATGCTCACCCCGTCCCTCAAGGTCAAGAGGCACGCGGTCATGACCGGGTACGCGGCGGAGATCGAGGCCCTCTATGAGTGA
- a CDS encoding SCP2 sterol-binding domain-containing protein: MADDIGAQLAALDFAAVSPAEFARLVKGLSAQQIKELASDAALRERVLREVFGRMKQQFKPESAGPLDALIRWKITGIDDAVYETRIADGRCEVTEGRSDAEPRTTLVLADADFLKLVSGNANPVTMFMMRKLKIAGDVGLASGLTRYFDIPKA; encoded by the coding sequence GTGGCAGACGACATCGGTGCCCAGCTCGCCGCCCTCGACTTCGCGGCCGTCTCCCCCGCCGAGTTCGCCCGGCTGGTCAAGGGGCTCTCGGCGCAGCAGATCAAGGAGCTCGCCTCCGACGCGGCGCTGCGCGAGCGGGTGCTGCGCGAGGTGTTCGGCCGGATGAAGCAGCAGTTCAAGCCGGAGAGCGCGGGCCCACTCGACGCGCTGATCCGCTGGAAGATCACCGGTATCGACGACGCGGTGTACGAGACCCGGATCGCCGACGGCCGCTGCGAGGTCACCGAGGGAAGGTCGGACGCCGAGCCGCGCACCACCCTGGTCCTGGCCGACGCGGACTTCCTCAAGCTGGTGTCAGGCAACGCCAACCCGGTCACCATGTTCATGATGCGCAAGCTCAAGATCGCCGGAGACGTCGGCCTGGCCTCCGGCCTGACCCGCTACTTCGACATCCCCAAGGCTTGA
- a CDS encoding acyl-CoA dehydrogenase family protein, with product MSGFSLGLTEEQRDLRDWVHGFARDVVRPAASEWDEREETPWPVIKEAARIGLYGFESLADMYGDPSGLSVQIANEELFWGDAGIGMSIFGTHLAVAGIFASGTPDQLAEWVPQCFGDETDPRLAAFCVSEPEAGSDVAAMRTRARYDEARDEWVISGQKAWITNGGIADVHVVVASVAPELGARGQAGFVVPPGTPGLVGNRKIKKLGLRASHTADVFLDEVRVPGHCLLGGKERLDARLARAREGGGAKGRPAGGQAAMAAFEVSRPTVGAQALGIARAAYEYALEYAGQRVAFGRPIVENQSIAFTLADLRTEIEAVRLLIWQAAWMARNDRPFDAAQGSMSKLRAGELAVTATEKAVQILGGAGYSREHPVERMYRDAKIYTIFEGTSEIQRLVIARALTGRHIR from the coding sequence ATGAGCGGATTCTCCCTCGGACTCACCGAGGAGCAGCGTGACCTGCGGGACTGGGTGCACGGCTTCGCCCGCGACGTGGTGCGCCCGGCCGCGTCCGAGTGGGACGAACGCGAGGAGACACCCTGGCCGGTCATCAAGGAGGCGGCCCGGATCGGCCTGTACGGCTTCGAGTCCCTCGCCGACATGTACGGCGACCCCAGCGGGCTCTCGGTGCAGATCGCCAACGAGGAGCTGTTCTGGGGCGACGCCGGCATCGGCATGTCGATCTTCGGTACCCATCTCGCGGTCGCCGGGATCTTCGCCTCGGGCACCCCCGATCAGCTGGCCGAGTGGGTCCCGCAGTGCTTCGGCGACGAGACCGACCCGCGACTCGCGGCGTTCTGCGTCTCCGAGCCGGAGGCCGGCTCGGACGTCGCGGCGATGCGCACCCGGGCCCGTTACGACGAGGCGAGGGACGAGTGGGTGATCAGCGGCCAGAAGGCCTGGATCACCAACGGCGGCATCGCCGACGTCCATGTCGTCGTCGCCTCCGTCGCCCCCGAACTCGGCGCGCGCGGCCAGGCAGGCTTCGTCGTCCCGCCCGGCACACCGGGCCTGGTGGGCAACCGGAAGATCAAGAAGCTGGGCCTGCGGGCCTCGCACACCGCGGACGTCTTCCTCGACGAGGTCCGCGTCCCCGGCCACTGCCTGCTCGGCGGCAAGGAGCGGCTCGACGCCCGCCTCGCGCGCGCCCGCGAGGGCGGCGGCGCGAAGGGCAGGCCAGCCGGTGGCCAGGCCGCCATGGCCGCCTTCGAGGTGAGCCGCCCCACCGTCGGCGCCCAGGCCCTCGGCATCGCCCGCGCCGCCTACGAGTACGCCCTGGAGTACGCCGGTCAGCGCGTCGCCTTCGGCCGGCCGATCGTGGAGAACCAGTCCATCGCGTTCACCCTCGCCGACCTGCGCACCGAGATCGAGGCGGTCCGCCTCCTCATCTGGCAGGCCGCCTGGATGGCCCGCAACGACCGTCCGTTCGACGCCGCGCAGGGCTCCATGTCCAAGCTCCGGGCCGGCGAACTCGCCGTCACCGCCACCGAGAAGGCCGTCCAGATCCTCGGCGGCGCGGGATACAGCCGCGAGCATCCGGTGGAGCGCATGTACCGGGACGCCAAGATCTACACGATCTTCGAAGGCACCAGCGAGATCCAGCGCCTCGTCATCGCCCGCGCCCTGACCGGCCGCCACATCCGCTGA